Proteins encoded within one genomic window of Streptomyces taklimakanensis:
- a CDS encoding phage tail protein gives MLPESIPTVTVTARYLTPDGRPMTGTVEFRPPALLTHADTDVILGGPTVVALDDEGRIDTVLPATDGEGWNPSEWAYTVTEQLSGLSRKRTYRIVLPTARPRVDLADIAPVDPATPDYVAVPGPQGPPGEPGPQGPPGEPGAVRSVNGHTDADIVLDAADVAAVPAASVGAPGGVASLDAQGLVPAEHLPAGTGGAVASVNGLTGEVVLTAADVGALDPATADGRYLTADEVPVSSVNGRTGAVELSAGDVSAVPAGEAVLLAGGQTVTGAKTFTVPPSTSADPATGDQLARRSYVDAVSAAGTWAPAALGFAGWSFDPATTSATTPQYCINGWLYLIGVPLHAPHTVSNVVFYTPGYVGGTLSSNSYAGLYTSAGQRVGVTESLSGAIPANRGRTIVIPLDAPYSAQPGSYWIALLVNGPSDKGDGPGFARGAGIGNAPAGSARMPGAFVRHGRLSSTGQTSLPASFNPSTVVADSNAIWAALS, from the coding sequence ATGCTGCCCGAATCCATACCCACCGTCACCGTCACCGCGCGGTACCTGACCCCCGACGGACGGCCGATGACCGGCACCGTCGAGTTCCGGCCGCCCGCGCTGCTCACCCACGCCGACACCGACGTCATCCTGGGCGGCCCGACCGTGGTCGCCCTGGACGACGAGGGCCGGATCGACACCGTCCTGCCCGCCACCGACGGGGAGGGCTGGAATCCGTCCGAGTGGGCCTACACCGTCACCGAACAGCTCTCCGGACTGTCCCGGAAGCGCACGTACCGGATCGTGCTGCCCACCGCGCGGCCGCGGGTGGACCTGGCCGACATCGCTCCGGTGGACCCCGCCACCCCCGACTACGTCGCCGTTCCCGGCCCGCAGGGCCCGCCCGGCGAGCCCGGTCCGCAGGGCCCGCCCGGCGAGCCGGGGGCGGTGCGGTCGGTCAACGGACACACCGACGCCGACATCGTCCTGGACGCCGCGGACGTGGCCGCCGTACCGGCCGCCTCGGTGGGCGCTCCCGGCGGTGTCGCCTCCCTGGACGCCCAGGGCCTGGTGCCCGCCGAGCACCTGCCGGCCGGTACCGGGGGCGCGGTCGCCTCCGTCAACGGACTCACCGGCGAGGTGGTGCTGACGGCCGCCGACGTCGGGGCCCTGGATCCGGCGACGGCCGACGGCCGCTACCTGACCGCCGACGAGGTGCCCGTGAGTTCCGTCAACGGCCGCACCGGCGCGGTGGAGCTGAGCGCGGGCGACGTCTCGGCCGTGCCCGCCGGCGAGGCCGTGCTGCTGGCCGGTGGCCAGACGGTCACGGGCGCCAAGACGTTCACCGTCCCGCCCTCGACCTCCGCCGACCCGGCCACCGGCGACCAGCTCGCCCGCCGCTCCTACGTGGACGCCGTGTCGGCGGCCGGCACCTGGGCCCCGGCCGCCCTGGGCTTCGCCGGGTGGTCCTTCGACCCGGCCACCACGAGCGCGACCACGCCCCAGTACTGCATCAACGGCTGGCTGTACCTCATCGGCGTCCCGTTGCACGCGCCGCACACCGTCTCCAACGTGGTGTTCTACACCCCCGGGTACGTCGGGGGCACGCTCAGCAGCAACTCCTACGCCGGCCTGTACACCAGCGCCGGGCAGCGGGTGGGCGTCACCGAATCCCTCTCCGGGGCGATCCCGGCCAACCGGGGCCGCACGATCGTCATCCCGCTCGACGCCCCCTACTCCGCCCAGCCCGGCAGCTACTGGATCGCGCTGCTGGTCAACGGCCCGTCCGACAAGGGCGACGGGCCCGGCTTCGCGCGCGGCGCCGGCATCGGCAACGCCCCGGCCGGCAGCGCCCGGATGCCCGGCGCCTTCGTCCGGCACGGGCGACTGTCGAGCACCGGGCAGACCTCGCTGCCCGCCTCGTTCAACCCGTCCACCGTGGTGGCCGACTCCAACGCGATCTGGGCGGCCCTGTCCTGA
- a CDS encoding phage tail protein: MSLSSALQRASGTLRQFKSASDTAGRAATGLGRQAAAADRSVTRITTGARRTNKELTTMKRAADQAALSVSKLGREAAKSGPRMTRMQQGAKKASGGFKQLNKEMKGNIFGTLLSLLTPVIEKIVAMATQSKTMQRVMKKVFTVVGEVLKKAMKVIGPLLSSLGRIFKSVFNGIRTAVSVVVKAIVKVVRTYFAIWKAVITTAVRAVRNTIGAVMNGIKKVVQPVVNWIRTTIPAAFRAVRDRMSQIWGRLAGIASRAFGKVKNGVRGPVNGVIDIINRAIRRINGIRVSIPGWVPMVGGKTFGVSLPTIPRLAEGGVVTPRSGGVPAILAEAGEAEAVLPLSKLDSLLGPTAARAGRGTPGPHGTGAAAAGAGGLHIEHYYAAETGDPQRTADALMLLAKARG, translated from the coding sequence ATGTCACTCAGCAGTGCGCTGCAACGGGCCTCGGGCACGTTGCGGCAGTTCAAATCGGCCTCGGACACGGCCGGACGGGCCGCGACCGGCCTGGGCCGGCAGGCGGCCGCCGCGGACCGGAGCGTCACGCGGATCACCACCGGCGCGAGACGCACCAACAAGGAACTGACGACGATGAAGAGGGCGGCCGACCAGGCCGCCCTCTCCGTTTCCAAGCTGGGCCGCGAGGCCGCCAAGAGCGGTCCGCGGATGACGCGGATGCAGCAGGGGGCCAAGAAGGCCTCCGGCGGCTTCAAGCAGCTCAACAAGGAGATGAAGGGCAACATCTTCGGGACGCTGCTCTCGCTGCTGACGCCGGTCATCGAGAAGATCGTCGCGATGGCCACCCAGTCGAAGACCATGCAGCGGGTGATGAAGAAGGTCTTCACCGTGGTCGGCGAGGTCCTCAAGAAGGCCATGAAGGTCATCGGGCCGCTGCTGAGCAGCCTGGGCAGGATCTTCAAGTCGGTCTTCAACGGCATCAGGACGGCCGTGTCCGTGGTGGTCAAGGCCATCGTGAAGGTCGTCAGGACCTACTTCGCCATCTGGAAGGCCGTCATCACCACGGCCGTCCGGGCCGTCCGCAACACCATCGGCGCCGTGATGAACGGCATCAAGAAGGTCGTCCAGCCCGTCGTCAACTGGATCAGGACCACGATCCCGGCCGCGTTCCGCGCCGTCCGGGACAGGATGAGCCAGATCTGGGGCCGGCTCGCCGGCATCGCCTCACGGGCCTTCGGCAAGGTCAAGAACGGTGTCAGGGGGCCGGTCAACGGCGTCATCGACATCATCAACCGGGCGATCCGGCGCATCAACGGCATCAGGGTGTCGATCCCCGGCTGGGTGCCGATGGTCGGCGGCAAGACCTTCGGCGTCAGCCTGCCCACCATCCCCAGGCTCGCCGAGGGCGGTGTCGTCACCCCCCGGTCCGGCGGCGTGCCCGCGATCCTCGCCGAGGCGGGCGAGGCCGAGGCCGTCCTGCCGCTGTCCAAGCTGGACTCGCTGCTGGGGCCGACCGCGGCCAGGGCGGGCCGGGGGACGCCCGGCCCCCACGGCACGGGCGCCGCCGCGGCCGGTGCCGGCGGACTGCACATCGAGCACTACTACGCCGCCGAGACCGGCGACCCGCAGCGGACCGCCGACGCGCTGATGCTCCTGGCCAAGGCCCGCGGATGA
- the pgsB gene encoding poly-gamma-glutamate synthase PgsB, whose product MLFLYAVLVTCGAVLLVAGIVEQRRHFANLEHIPTRVLVNGIRGKSSITRLCAGALRGGDLTTVAKTTGTAARFIHPDATEEPVYRKFGIANVVEQIGIVRRAAAYDPDALVIECMAVMPALQEINQSKLIRSTIGVLCNVREDHLAEMGPTLDDVARSLSRSMPEGGICVTAEKERFDILQEEADARDCKLIYADPETVTDEELRGFSWFTFKENVAIALAVAELLGVDRQTALQGMYDAPPDPGVLSVERYLTPDGKRLRFANVFAANDPESTLMNINQLLDLGAIHRPLHVVINCRPDRVERNGQMGNLIPDLAPEKVFLIGHPTKSALDAIPAEWRSRAVDLGGDRRDPEEFMAELLGRLGPDSSLVAIGNIHGQGEILLEHLAELPPDDTDDGADGTDGTDGTDGTDTNGRTDGGDTHTVERDGTVPPDAPDAPAPEHHAGHDARRPVAEPYAPHIDPYLAYPDAYEERYRNTEQTQQLRVIRRPEPAPAPEPAPAPAPAPAPEPRTAHPPEPAPERVHETDAIPAPAPAPDTTPTTDRDTGGDTDREPAPHDDESRQASSWFQPPPYARRPSHPDAPQNPGEPR is encoded by the coding sequence GTGCTCTTCCTCTACGCCGTCCTGGTGACGTGCGGTGCCGTCCTGCTGGTCGCGGGCATCGTCGAACAGCGGAGGCACTTCGCCAACCTGGAGCACATCCCGACCCGGGTGCTGGTCAACGGCATCCGCGGCAAGAGCTCCATCACCCGGTTGTGTGCGGGCGCGCTGCGCGGCGGTGACCTCACCACCGTCGCCAAGACCACCGGCACCGCGGCCCGGTTCATCCACCCCGACGCCACCGAGGAGCCGGTCTACCGCAAGTTCGGCATCGCCAACGTGGTGGAGCAGATCGGCATCGTCCGGCGGGCCGCCGCCTACGATCCGGACGCCCTGGTGATCGAGTGCATGGCCGTCATGCCGGCCCTCCAGGAGATCAACCAGTCCAAGTTGATCCGCTCCACCATCGGCGTGCTGTGCAACGTGCGCGAGGACCACCTGGCCGAGATGGGCCCGACCCTCGACGACGTGGCGCGCTCGCTGTCCCGGTCGATGCCCGAGGGCGGCATCTGCGTCACCGCCGAGAAGGAACGTTTCGACATCCTCCAGGAGGAAGCCGACGCGCGGGACTGCAAGCTGATCTACGCCGATCCCGAGACCGTCACCGACGAGGAGCTGCGCGGCTTCAGTTGGTTCACCTTCAAGGAGAACGTGGCCATCGCGCTGGCCGTCGCCGAGCTTCTGGGCGTGGACCGGCAGACCGCGCTCCAGGGCATGTACGACGCACCGCCGGACCCGGGCGTGCTCTCCGTCGAGCGGTACCTGACCCCCGACGGCAAGCGGCTGCGGTTCGCCAACGTCTTCGCGGCGAACGACCCCGAGTCCACCCTGATGAACATCAACCAGCTGCTCGACCTGGGGGCGATCCACCGGCCGTTGCACGTGGTCATCAACTGCCGCCCGGACCGGGTGGAGCGCAACGGCCAGATGGGCAACCTGATCCCGGACCTGGCGCCGGAGAAGGTCTTCCTGATCGGGCACCCCACCAAGAGCGCCCTGGACGCGATCCCCGCCGAGTGGCGGTCCCGCGCCGTCGACCTGGGCGGTGACCGCCGTGACCCCGAGGAGTTCATGGCCGAACTGCTGGGACGGCTCGGACCGGACTCGTCGTTGGTGGCCATCGGCAACATCCACGGGCAGGGCGAGATACTCCTGGAGCACCTGGCCGAACTGCCGCCGGACGACACGGACGACGGCGCGGACGGCACGGACGGCACGGACGGCACGGACGGCACGGACACGAACGGCCGCACGGACGGCGGGGACACCCACACGGTCGAACGGGACGGCACCGTCCCGCCGGACGCACCGGACGCACCGGCACCGGAGCACCACGCGGGACACGACGCCCGACGGCCGGTGGCCGAGCCGTACGCGCCCCACATCGACCCGTACCTGGCCTACCCGGACGCCTACGAGGAGCGGTACCGGAACACGGAGCAGACGCAGCAGTTGCGGGTGATCCGCAGGCCCGAGCCGGCACCCGCCCCGGAGCCGGCCCCGGCACCGGCACCCGCTCCGGCCCCGGAGCCACGGACCGCGCACCCGCCGGAGCCCGCGCCGGAACGGGTCCACGAGACGGACGCCATCCCGGCACCGGCACCGGCACCGGACACCACCCCGACCACCGACCGGGACACCGGCGGGGACACCGACCGGGAGCCCGCCCCGCACGACGACGAGTCCCGGCAGGCGAGTTCCTGGTTCCAGCCCCCGCCGTACGCCCGGCGCCCCTCGCACCCCGACGCACCGCAGAACCCAGGAGAGCCCCGTTGA
- a CDS encoding poly-gamma-glutamate biosynthesis protein PgsC/CapC: MIPAVLTPEIAAIGIALGLLFSLVCYLTTNLSPGGMITPGWLALTLVEDLQRASMVVGVTVLTYVSTLLMQRVVILYGKRLFSAVVLTGVTFQATLVIVLQQQFPLMYSNQTLGFIVPGLIAYQLVRQPKGATILATGSVTLTTYVVLTAGILLGVMPSA, translated from the coding sequence TTGATCCCCGCCGTCCTCACCCCCGAGATCGCCGCGATCGGCATCGCCCTGGGGCTGCTGTTCTCGCTGGTCTGCTACCTGACGACCAACCTCTCCCCGGGCGGCATGATCACCCCCGGGTGGCTCGCCCTGACCCTGGTGGAGGACCTCCAGCGCGCCTCGATGGTCGTCGGCGTCACCGTCCTGACCTACGTCTCCACCCTGTTGATGCAGCGCGTGGTGATCCTGTACGGCAAGCGGCTCTTCTCCGCCGTCGTGCTCACCGGCGTGACCTTCCAGGCGACGCTGGTCATCGTGCTGCAGCAGCAGTTCCCGCTGATGTACTCCAACCAGACGCTCGGCTTCATCGTCCCCGGCCTGATCGCGTACCAGTTGGTCCGCCAGCCGAAGGGGGCCACCATCCTCGCCACCGGTTCGGTGACGCTGACGACCTACGTCGTCCTCACCGCCGGAATCCTGCTCGGCGTCATGCCGTCCGCCTGA
- a CDS encoding peptidoglycan-binding protein, with amino-acid sequence MAVPLTPARLLDALRAEGLRVVEHRDWRRHHRNHKGAWGPVNGVMVHHTVTRGTDASVDLCYHGHSGLPGPLCHGVVDKAGTVHLVGGGRANHAGLGDGHVLRSVIAEVAPPRPRRDDTDGNARFYGFEAINLGDGRDPWPEEQLDAIARSAAAICRAHGWNERSVIAHKEWTRTKIDPRGFSMDGMRSRVAARLGSPAAGSGAGGPSAGRPALQPFPGAAWFRGAPRSPIVTAMGRRLVAEGCSRYAVGPGPQWTDADRRSYAAWQRRLGFTGADADGWPGEVSWRALRVPRAS; translated from the coding sequence ATGGCCGTACCCCTGACCCCCGCCCGGCTGCTCGACGCGCTGCGCGCCGAGGGTCTGCGCGTCGTCGAGCACCGCGACTGGCGCCGGCACCACCGCAACCACAAGGGCGCCTGGGGGCCGGTGAACGGGGTGATGGTCCACCACACCGTCACCCGCGGCACCGACGCCTCCGTGGACCTGTGCTACCACGGCCACTCCGGCCTGCCCGGCCCGCTGTGCCACGGAGTCGTCGACAAGGCCGGCACCGTCCACCTGGTGGGCGGCGGACGCGCCAACCACGCCGGTCTCGGGGACGGCCACGTCCTGCGCTCGGTCATCGCCGAGGTCGCCCCTCCGCGGCCGCGCAGGGACGACACCGACGGCAACGCCCGCTTCTACGGCTTCGAGGCGATCAACCTCGGCGACGGACGGGACCCGTGGCCCGAGGAGCAGTTGGACGCCATCGCCCGGTCCGCCGCCGCGATCTGCCGCGCCCACGGCTGGAACGAGCGCTCCGTCATCGCCCACAAGGAATGGACCCGCACCAAGATCGACCCGCGCGGCTTCTCCATGGACGGCATGCGCTCGCGCGTCGCCGCCCGACTCGGCTCGCCCGCCGCCGGCTCCGGGGCGGGCGGCCCGTCCGCCGGCCGGCCCGCCCTCCAGCCGTTCCCGGGGGCCGCCTGGTTCCGCGGTGCGCCCCGTTCGCCGATCGTCACCGCGATGGGACGGCGCCTGGTGGCCGAGGGCTGCTCACGGTACGCGGTCGGCCCGGGACCGCAGTGGACGGACGCGGACCGGCGCTCGTACGCCGCGTGGCAGCGCAGGCTCGGCTTCACCGGTGCCGACGCCGACGGCTGGCCGGGGGAGGTGTCGTGGCGGGCGCTGCGGGTCCCCCGCGCCTCCTGA
- a CDS encoding DUF3592 domain-containing protein codes for MEFVGLLFTILSIAIGTLGVRLLLPHLRNDRFARGDSGVRTTGKCVNMRWTSGGWVSSIIAYEDADGERRFASTRARPTIPVHLGGTAEVYYDPRGQAQAVVNGEMPPKGFYAFCMVPIGVSLTFGVMGLYYLLV; via the coding sequence ATGGAATTTGTGGGCCTGCTCTTCACGATCCTGAGCATCGCGATCGGCACCCTGGGGGTCAGGCTCCTGCTTCCGCACCTGCGGAACGACAGGTTCGCCCGGGGGGATTCCGGCGTCCGCACCACGGGCAAGTGCGTCAACATGCGTTGGACCTCGGGCGGCTGGGTGTCCAGCATCATCGCCTACGAGGACGCCGACGGGGAGCGGCGGTTCGCGTCCACCCGCGCCCGTCCGACCATCCCCGTGCACCTGGGGGGGACCGCCGAGGTCTACTACGATCCGCGGGGTCAGGCCCAGGCGGTCGTGAACGGCGAGATGCCGCCCAAGGGGTTCTACGCCTTCTGCATGGTGCCGATCGGCGTCAGCCTGACCTTCGGCGTCATGGGGCTCTACTACCTGCTGGTCTGA
- a CDS encoding phage tail protein codes for MAGMNPNQIRVAGNGRILVAPVGTAAPADTASEWGTGWTDVGYTSSDGVKFGRKEKTSQVDTWQSVGPARFIYEDRDMTVKFSMLQFNPDTLPLYFGGGEVRETATGSGVYQYDVLSDPIPDERSLGLEFTDGEEVVYRFVLPRGQVTDTDEVEMNRKGSLKLGVTFTAMAVDAATPLATWLVKDPDFAGTTPA; via the coding sequence GCCGGCAACGGCCGCATCCTCGTCGCCCCGGTGGGCACCGCCGCGCCGGCCGACACCGCCTCCGAGTGGGGCACCGGCTGGACCGACGTCGGCTACACCAGCTCCGACGGCGTGAAGTTCGGCCGCAAGGAGAAGACCTCCCAGGTCGACACCTGGCAGTCCGTCGGCCCGGCCCGCTTCATCTACGAGGACCGGGACATGACGGTGAAGTTCAGCATGCTCCAGTTCAACCCGGACACCCTGCCGCTGTACTTCGGCGGCGGCGAGGTCAGGGAGACCGCGACCGGCTCGGGCGTGTACCAGTACGACGTGCTCTCCGACCCGATCCCGGACGAGCGGTCGCTGGGCCTGGAGTTCACCGACGGCGAGGAGGTCGTCTACCGCTTCGTCCTGCCGCGTGGCCAGGTCACCGACACCGACGAGGTCGAGATGAACCGCAAGGGTTCGCTGAAGCTCGGCGTCACCTTCACGGCGATGGCGGTCGACGCCGCCACCCCGCTGGCCACCTGGCTGGTCAAGGACCCCGACTTCGCCGGCACCACCCCGGCCTGA
- a CDS encoding C40 family peptidase codes for MSSKSKRGTRPALHAATIIALLAGSTYLTVELRKEEQAKAPAVQAVTDTPLVKSGTAQQAGEQRWERLKNPDRSVLRAESGQVLATFTDGSRTATLTGPSRTFTEPANTTSRVVTENWVRLMPEHWKKGAEKEKWFKDWFKEYFGSEEDDLFAMAFQYVDQAPVKKDDEGVPYAGDADFGPINPEGAEGADYRLEQSDFYDYLGIPYTFRDGTTLQPESRRYRAMDCSGFIRTVFGYRARYPLRAKDGIGDGLPRTANGMARSDLGTDVIPLSGDAPRYDRPSSIDVLQPGDLVFFWLDERTKERLDHVGIYLGHDTDGHKIFISSREEVNGPTIGDKGGTSRLDGNGYYAKALRSAKRL; via the coding sequence ATGAGTTCCAAGAGCAAGCGCGGGACCCGTCCCGCACTCCACGCCGCGACGATCATCGCCCTGCTGGCCGGCAGCACGTACCTGACGGTGGAACTCCGCAAGGAGGAGCAGGCCAAGGCCCCCGCCGTGCAGGCGGTCACCGACACGCCGCTGGTGAAGTCCGGCACCGCGCAGCAGGCCGGCGAGCAGCGGTGGGAGCGGTTGAAGAACCCCGACCGCTCGGTCCTGCGGGCCGAGAGCGGCCAGGTGCTGGCCACCTTCACCGACGGCTCGCGCACCGCCACCCTCACCGGTCCCAGCCGCACCTTCACCGAGCCCGCCAACACCACTTCCAGGGTCGTCACCGAGAACTGGGTGCGGCTGATGCCGGAACACTGGAAGAAGGGCGCCGAGAAGGAGAAGTGGTTCAAGGACTGGTTCAAGGAGTACTTCGGCAGCGAGGAGGACGACCTCTTCGCGATGGCCTTCCAGTACGTCGACCAGGCCCCGGTGAAGAAGGACGACGAGGGCGTCCCGTACGCCGGCGACGCCGACTTCGGCCCGATCAACCCGGAGGGCGCGGAGGGCGCCGACTACCGGCTGGAGCAGTCCGACTTCTACGACTACCTCGGCATCCCCTACACCTTCCGGGACGGCACCACGCTCCAGCCCGAGTCCCGGCGGTACCGGGCGATGGACTGCTCGGGCTTCATCCGCACCGTCTTCGGCTACCGGGCCCGCTACCCCCTGCGGGCCAAGGACGGGATCGGCGACGGTCTGCCCCGCACCGCCAACGGCATGGCCCGCTCCGACCTGGGCACGGACGTCATCCCGCTCTCCGGCGACGCCCCCCGGTACGACCGGCCGTCCTCCATCGACGTCCTCCAACCCGGCGACCTGGTCTTCTTCTGGCTGGACGAGCGCACCAAGGAGCGCCTGGACCACGTCGGGATCTACCTGGGCCACGACACCGACGGCCACAAGATCTTCATCTCCAGCCGTGAGGAGGTCAACGGCCCGACCATCGGCGACAAGGGCGGCACCTCCCGTCTCGACGGAAACGGCTACTACGCCAAGGCGCTGCGCAGCGCCAAGCGTCTGTAG
- a CDS encoding phage distal tail protein — translation MDTGQLHNGQETPPGSLITRDGQIQWAGALFGPGTPYQIDAKGITGWDDLPDLETGDVALPDRHGAWPGARWAKPRTVSATVWLLPDTVEQARGTMRGFRTATVPDGGERWLAVRLHGETLACRARVSRRVVPQGRGYVVQGAARAELQWVATDPRRFGVREQRTVLRLPQPESGLAWTAPGAPDGTPGAGLAWPLDWGTVGSTGSATARNSGETAAHPVVEFRGPVHRPSLTRLTDGLRLSYGITLAAGEVLTVDTQAGTVVLNGTASRLYTATARSAPEQLFLLEPGETPLAFRSEDAVPDPGATVTVRWRDAHW, via the coding sequence ATCGACACCGGACAACTCCACAACGGCCAGGAGACACCCCCCGGCTCACTGATCACCCGCGACGGGCAGATCCAGTGGGCCGGGGCTCTTTTCGGCCCCGGCACCCCCTACCAGATCGACGCCAAGGGCATCACCGGCTGGGACGACCTGCCGGACCTGGAGACCGGCGACGTCGCCCTGCCCGACCGGCACGGCGCCTGGCCCGGCGCGCGCTGGGCCAAGCCGCGCACCGTCTCGGCGACCGTCTGGCTGCTGCCGGACACCGTCGAACAGGCGCGCGGCACGATGCGCGGCTTCCGGACCGCCACCGTCCCCGACGGCGGCGAACGGTGGCTGGCGGTGCGGCTGCACGGCGAGACGCTGGCCTGCCGCGCCCGCGTCAGCCGCCGCGTCGTCCCCCAGGGGCGCGGCTACGTGGTCCAGGGCGCCGCCAGGGCCGAGCTGCAGTGGGTGGCCACCGACCCGCGCCGCTTCGGCGTCCGGGAGCAGCGGACCGTGCTGCGCCTGCCGCAGCCGGAGAGCGGCCTGGCCTGGACGGCCCCCGGCGCCCCGGACGGCACCCCGGGGGCCGGTCTGGCCTGGCCGCTGGACTGGGGCACCGTCGGCTCCACCGGCTCCGCGACCGCCCGCAACTCCGGGGAGACGGCCGCGCACCCGGTCGTCGAGTTCCGCGGCCCGGTGCACCGCCCGTCGCTGACCCGGCTGACGGACGGGCTGCGGCTGAGCTACGGCATCACCCTCGCCGCCGGCGAGGTGCTGACCGTGGACACCCAGGCCGGGACGGTCGTCCTCAACGGCACCGCCTCCCGGCTGTACACCGCCACCGCCCGCTCGGCCCCCGAGCAACTGTTCCTGCTGGAACCCGGCGAGACCCCGCTGGCCTTCCGCTCCGAGGACGCCGTCCCCGACCCCGGCGCCACGGTCACCGTGCGCTGGCGCGACGCCCACTGGTGA